The Leishmania infantum JPCM5 genome chromosome 9 nucleotide sequence AGGAGACGCCATCGGGGTTGCCGAGATACTGCTTCAGCACTGACTCTGTCTTCAGTGGCACCTCCTTCAGCTGATCCTTCGTCTTGCGCGGCGAGGTGAAGCAGAACACAgccgagaaggcggcggcggaaagCAGCTCCGTGCTGGCCGATAAGTAAAACCCGACGTCgttcggcgacggcggcgactgACCCGAACCAGCATAGCCGGCCACCAAGTAGCTGAAGACGTCTGTGCTCATCGACAGCTCACTGTAGTTGCCCATAACAggtctgctgccgctcatgACCACCCACTGTAGGCCTTCTGATTCCTGTGGCACCTGTGGAGGCACATGATGACTGAATACCGATGCAGCCAGCATGGCTTCGTCGCTGAGGAAGTTGTACTTCCACGTGACAGGCAGCTGTAGCGTACCGTTTCGATTCGTCTTGATGCAGTACTCCCCTTCCATGGTTCCCGGCAACCCCAGCGCTACATCAGCCTGACTGAAGCACAGGTGTTTGTCCTCGAGAAGGATCTGCACGTCCAGCGGTCGACTGCGGCACAGATAGCTGCTTTCGTTGACGTAGGTCATGTAGTAGTcttgcgcgcacacgcaggtcTCGGTGAACGGCTCGTCTTTGGAGATGTACCCGTCGCACTGCTCCTGCTCATGCAAGGAAAGTGACACATACTCCGCTGCCGTGTAGGTGTCATTCGAGTTTCTGCATGCAACGATGGCGTTGGAGGAGTAGGCGTTGACACCGCTGATGCAGCTGAGAGGTGTCACCTCTGCAGGCTGCGTCACCAGCGTCTCCGCCGGCTGGTGGATCGAGCTGCGAAATAcctggcgcagcggtgcgacCTTGGTGGGCGGTGTGCTCACCGCTCGGGCCGCTTGCCGAATAGCTGCAGGGGTCCTGTGCGCGTTGGTCGGCGACACGAAAAGCGGCGCCATGGCACTCCCCACTTCCGCGTGGAGGTCCGCATCTGCCTCTACCTTGGCGAGGAGCGCCTCTGTGTCCTTGTCGAGAGAGGCTCCGACCAAGACAGACGCAAGCGTGCGGCCAGCGCTGGCGAATCTCATCACCGACTGAACGCTGGACTGGACCACGATGTGGGGATGCTGCAGGCACTGCGTGACAAACCCAAGCAGTGGCATGCGATCGGCGCTTGGCATTGGCGCGGAGATTGCAGAAGGATGCAAGTGGCTGTCTTCTGCGAATTGGCTTGCAGTGGCTTTGATATCGGTGGTATCGCTCTCGTAGTGCCTGCCAACGAAGAGCTCCAGAGCCATCCCGACCCGCTCTGCGTAGGCAGCCAAGGAGCGGAGGcgttggcgctgcgccgccgtcggcggcgacgacacaTGTGTTGGGgacactgccgccgctgccacggaGGCAAAGGAGGCTGTGTGCAGCAGTAGAAGTGCTGCGGTTGCCAggacggctgccgcggcaacCTTTCGCGTCATCCTGAGGGGTTGTCAGCGCGCCGCTCGTAGAAGCTCTTATCCACCGTTTTCCTGcgcgcaacggcggcggtagtGATTGCGcgggaagagggcgaggaaCGAAGGTGTGGAGGCGGGCCGCTTCTATCTGTATCGCGGTGAAGCCCgggtgtatatgtgtgtggggggtggaagggggcgagagagagcaacaCAACGAGCGAACCACAGGTCCCAAAGCCGAGAGGGGGGTGGGAAAGACCAGCCCACTAGCGGAGGGGTAGCAACGTGCAGAAGGCAgcaatatatatatatagagagagagagaaactCTTGGCAggcaacaacgacaacaacCTCCAAAGTATTTGAGAGGTTTCACTCAGGGAAGAGAGCGCCAGAGTACCCTCGCACGCAGGCGATGAGCGCGCAGGTGTGCTTCCGGGGCGGATGAGGCGTCGAGCGCTGCAAGCAACCTAACGAAATGAGGCGGTCACGCACTGATGGGCACAGGCGTATAGGAAGCAGTTGGACGGAGGAGCACCACGCGCGCAGCCATGGAACGGGAGAGAAACTTCAAGCCACAGAGAAGAGCAAGCAACCAATGAAAGGGATCAGGTGCAGGCGTGAGCTGAGATGGTGCAATGAGCGCAGATGTGCGGAGTCGATTGGGGCGCTGATGTGAACGCGAAACGACAAGGCGGAAAGGGCGGGGGGGGTAggagaggcgctgcagcgtgcaCCAGCTTGAAGACTGTCAGAGCACCGCAGTGAAactcacacacagagggagagacaaaAGATGGACGGAAGCAGGGATGACACGTTAGAAAGGGcaagagggaaaggggagaggacGCGCACCTCTACAAACAacgagcggcggtggtgacacCCGCACCTGACAGCGTCATGGAGTCACCCATTGGGTGTGGGAAGACAGGCACGTAATGAATTCACGTCTCTCGCCTCGCCGCGTCGTGAGAAAGTACCGAGACACGAGAGGTGTGCGGGTGAGGTCTACCTGTGTgtagggggagaggggaggagaatAAAAGCACTCGCTCAGGGCAGTGGTGTTGCGGCTGCCACGCCCGCAAGCGCACCGTCTCCTCTTCACCGCAgtagcagccgcagcggtggcggcggaagTGGTGTGGGGGTCGCTGTGCCCTTCACCATGTCCCTTTCGTCTGTGTGACTGAGCGAGAACGCGACTCTCGTGTTGCTCTCCAGAGGGGAGTGGGAGTGGAGGGAGGAGTTGGGCGTCGAGACGACaacgaaaacgaagaagCGATGacgaagggggggggtgggcggAAACAAAAAAACGTGTGTGTCACTCGATCTGAGAGAGAAGACAAACTGTGCACGCCTCTGTGCAGCGTGACGCGGACGGCGAGTGGGAGACGCGGGAGACGCGCGCACCACGAGGTCACGAGGACACGAGGGCGTCAGAGAGGAGAAGCGAGGGCGAAtgcagagaagggagaaagagacggAGAAGCGCATCTGTGCTTTCacccgcctctcctccttttcaccgtctcgccgccgctttctACCGCCGCCGAACCCGGCACGCACTCCAGCAAAGGACGAGACATCACCTTCGAGGAAAAAGAATggaaaaagaaacaagaaaTCTCTATGAAAACCCACGGCGtaggcagggagaggggaggcgagGGCACCCCACACCCcggacacgcacgcgaggCGTAGACAAACCCTCTAACTGAGCCGCTCAACGCGACGCGCTCGACACGGCCTTCGTGCCCTCAGCCATGGCGTGCTTCGCGagctccgccggcagcacaatacgcaccgccgtctgcaCCTCGCGCGCACCCAGCGTGCGCTTCTTGTTCGCGCGAACAATCGACGCGGCCTCAGTGCAGATGCGCTCCATCACGTCGTTCACGTACGAGTTCACGATCTTCATCGTGCGGTGCGACATCGACATCTGGGCGTTGATCGCCTTCAGCGAGCGGCCCACGTACACGTTCCACGTGCGCTTAGGCTTACGGTGCGACTTGTGCGGGTTGGAAGCCTTGCGGGGAGCAGAGCGAGAAGAGGCCATGATGATGTGGGTTGGTTGGAAAGGAGGGACAACGTGAAAGTGCGAAGGATTTGGCTGACGTGGTGAGAGCTGCGAGACTGAAGCAAGTCTGCGAaacgaaggagagagggagaggagcgtAAGGGGATAGGAAAGTTTGATGAAGTCATACGCAAGGAGACCACTGGTGAGAGGGCGcaacgctgcggcgccgctggcgtaCACCCATTCGATTGTAGTTTTGAGTGCCACAGACATGCTTGCATCGTAACACCGCCTGCGGTGTACCACGGAGCTGCATCGGGGTGCACCTTCGCGGGAGTGGAAGATGGGGGTGGCCAAGAATCCCCGTCACGCCGTTTTCACCATCTCTCGTCTTTCTTCTGCATCGCGTCATGCTCGTATGGTTCGCGCCTTTCTTCTTTAGAGTGTGTGAGCGGCCCGGTGACAGGGTCCGGCCGTGGGATGGCGGTGCGTCGGGGCGAGGCTCGACAGTGAacacgtctgcgccatccataCGATGGGCAACACGTGTCAGggtgactcgagcgtatgcCTCACACGGCCCACTGATGTGTGGGGAGGAGCCTGCgtgccaccccgagggaggggggaggggggatgcaccaggcgtggcgaccggcatgattggggggcggctgtgtggggtgggggagtaGAGCTTGAGACAGGGTCGGTCGTGGGGCGTGGTGTGGCGCtcagcgcgtgctgcgccgcagagAAATaaacatgcgcgcacacacacaaggccGAAGAGCAAACCAAGAACGTACTTGAGCGCCTCAGCGGCCACGGGCACAAACGCGTTGCCGTTGTCCACCGTCGTCCTCCGACGCTCCCACCCGCATCcgaggaggcgaggcggACAAGCCACCACAGGCACGttcgctgcagctccgtgaGCCACCACGACATGGTCATCACGCGAAGGAATGAAGAGGTTGGGttgggtggggtggagggcAGGAGGGGAAAACGCAGGGCAGGCCCTCTCGAGGACGCCCTCTCTtccgctctcctctccatcACGAGAAAGACAGCGACGGCtcaggagagcgagagagtcCAGCAAGGACGTGCAGAAGACGCGCAGGAGGGCGGGGTGGCCTACCTTCCCCCTCTACTGCGCCTTCATGCCCTTCGCGAAggcctctgcctcctttCCCTCCAACTGCTCCTTGGCGATCTTGCCTTCTCGATACGCCAAGTGGCGCTCGCCCATCGACTTCTTCATGAGAGCTGTCTGCCTGTCAATGCCAGCGGACGCCTCGCGCAGAAGTCGGAAATCGTAGGGCAGCTGCATGCACGTTGCAGTGAAGATGAACAGCCCGAAACACGAGATGGGTGTGGTGAGCCGACGCACCCGTGAGTGTTGAACCCACCGCGCGACAACGGAGTTCATGGGGTCCGAGTAGCTCAGACCGCGGCTAACGATCCACGCACCGACCCCAAGCCAGCAGCACTGGAAGCCCAGCGTCAAGGCCGCATGATTCCACGCGTCCGTGTACATGCGGTGCTCCATGTAATGGTTGCCATAGGCCCGCTGAGCATCCTCAATGCGCCGGACGTACTCGACTGGAATATCGAAGGCTGCCACTTCGGCCGGATCCGCCACGAACGGTGTCTCAGAGAGCGACTGACGAGAAGAAGGGACgacctctcccttctccgaCGACGTACTTGTCTTGGGAGCCTGCATGACAGCTGCGCAGTTGGagggtgtctgtgtgtgtgtgaacaAATTTCAAGAGATGCGCACCCGCTAAAGAGGACGATGTAAGCTCTCCGTGCGCTCTTTGGTGATCACTGACGGAGCGCCAAGCCtgtcgtgcgtgcgtgggcaCCACatccatcaccgccaccaccggaGGTTTGGTCCACGCAACGAAGGTGAGATCGGGGAAAGGAAAgcggggggggtgagggaaCACACACGTAGGAAGAGGGTGGAGGCACGAGAGAGACGCATTGCGTGCGCTCGCATCTCGACCTGAGCCGTCGAGCACGCGCCAGTAGTCTGCCACGCAACCACCGTGCCGACTACGAGCGCGCCTTTCCTTTGTTTGTTTGCTGTCTGTGTCGCCAAGTCGGCCTCGCGGCCggatgcgcgcgtgtcttcgtgcacacgtgtgcggGTCCGGATTTGGGTTGTGGTAGGAGGCTGAGGAGGGGGCGTTTTcctcgcagctgcgcgagcgcttGAGGTGCCTGTTCGCGCAACGCCTCACGGCGCACACCTGTAGAAaccaaagaagaaaagacgTGAGAGGGGTAGTGGGAGGGGGTTagcggcggcaccactgacggagagagagcgggaaCCGAAGCCGTGCATTCGCGCTCCAAGGGTGCCACTTCACAGAACTCCCAACGATGCGGTTGCGCCCCGGACACACACTCGCGCCTCTGTCAAGCTGATCGATGCACATCCTTTCCCCGCCGCGGAGACGCGCGTGTAGCAGCTTGGAAGCGGCTCGACCGTTCTCCACCAGCTGGAGCATGTGCCACATCCGCGATCGATGGGGAGCAGGAGGGCTGGCTCCCCAGAGAtgggcagcgaggcggaATGTGTGCCATTGACGTCCGTCGCAGCAGGTAGTTCTTacacgccagcaccggcacctcCATCCCTGCTAGCAAGCTCCGTCGCCACGGGCGCCCAGTGCTGGATctgctgcacacgctgcTCTGCACAGTGGTGGTCGCAGGATTGCCAGTTAGGCTCCATAGCATTACGAAGGCCGTTCAATGCCACTGCGAGCGTCtcgtcgtcgacgaggcCGAGGCTGCCGTGCCCTCTGCAGTGGCGTGGAGTCGGAAGATGGTCTCGCTATCGCTCCTGACGGTGTACAGAGGGCAGCTCTCAGCCGACTTCTTCCACGGCTCCATCACTGACGAGTGTGAGGTTGTAAAAACGCCCGGTAAGGGCAGAGAAGGGCATGAGCTAAGCTGAATGAGGGAGCTGCTCCTGTACGGTGGTCGCCGTTGCCTCGAGGCTTGCGTGTGCGGACATGGCTGCACCGGTGAGCATTGTGGGCCCATTCACTTCCGCGAGGCTCTGCAGAAGCAGAGCAGGGCTGCAGCCTGGGGGAAGCCTCGGCAACCAGGAGAGGCGCTCGCGGCTCCCACTCTGAAGAGTGGCTCGACAGGGGCCTGAAGAGGCTCTTCAGTTGCTGCGAAAAGCTAGCAGTGCCAGCCTTGCGCCGCACCCGCTTCCCTTCCCCGGACTCTGGTTCGGAGACCGGCTGTGCGAGGGTTGCATCCCACGACGGCATCGTAGAAGTCCATGCCCGTGTCGTTAGCAGGATGAGGAGGCTGAACGGGCTGAGTCAACTGGCACTCGGTTGCACCACTCCGCTGCGGCACGAGGCGTAGCTGCGGAGCGTCGCGCGACCGCGCCAGTGTGCTGAGCGACCCCTTTACCGTTGCCGCATCGACGACGAGCTTCAGCGCACTGCCCAACTTCATCGCCCCTTGGGGTTAGCACGCACCGCGCCAAGCCCCCGACGAGGGTTGCCGAAGCGGTTGCAAGGGGCTTCGAGAGAATACAATGTGCTGGCGCACCACTCCCAGCATCGTTTTGCTTGGATTCGGCGGGCTAGAGCTGGTGCCCCACCGTGGACGTCGGAGCTCACCAGGATACCCTACCAGCCGTACCACGCGTCGAAGCAACGCGCAGGCTGTCTTGTaagcggcgtcgtcggcggtggtgcatGAGCAAACTTGGActtgtggcgctgcagctgtgcgagatcggagagggggggggggcttgcGTCCGCGTGTTCGAATCCCGCGGCAGGGCGGCGATACGCGCCTCCAAGGCGCAGGGGGACGTCGCGCAGGCTTGGCTGCGCTCGAGTTGGGCGAGATTGCCACGGTAGCCTGCATCACCGTGGCCAGAAGGGCCGACTAGTGGGGTGGCTGGCACTGCTGCGTACTTCAAGGCAGACACGCTTACCTGCGCAAATTCGTTCGCGCGtggcgcaccggcggcaaCTCAGCGTGCCAGGGCTCCCTGGAATCCACTTCCCGCTCATGGGCGGGTCCACCATGCCCGCCGCAAGGGCTTCAGAGAGATGAGATGCTGCTTAGACTGCGCGGTGAAGGCGTGCCAAAGTCGTAGGACGCCTGCAACAGCGCAGCCGCCATGAGCGCCAAGCAACACACGGGCACCACCACGGGCAGTGGAGCGGCGACACGCGAAGGGTTCGCTTCATCGCCGAGCGACAAGAAGCGAGCTCCATGTGTTGTGTGATGTGTGCATCTCTCAATCGCCAgagacgcacgcagcgccatcctcAGTCCCGcccacctctccctcgccccaagcggaggaggcgtgtgcgcttctACGCAGGCATACAGGCAagtgcacgcatgcgcgcgagCAGGTGAGACAGAACCCAAAGGAGACAACGCCCAAGACAGCAAAGGAAGGGCAAGAGGGAAGAAGCGGGGACGAGTTGAGGctgggaggggaggggtgagcaCCGAGTGGGCGGTGGATACAGAAGTAGAGCAGGAGGAGACATGTGGGAGGAAGGACGGAGGAGAGTCCCCAGCCCAGCCCagcccgccccctccccactctctctccgtcgCACTCGCTGAGAAGGAAGCGAGATCGCACGCGTCACGCGGAATGTTGCGGAGGATCCGCGCCCGTTGCACACAGCATTGCGGGAGTGTGCAATGAACACTTTCGCACGTGCGTTCGTCCATCTGTTGTCGTCAGAGAATCGAGACGTGAGACACACATGATGCACGGGTACACCCTTCTATTATTTTGCACGTGTATGGCGTGCTCACGTTGCCGCGCGGCTCCCTCCAGGCACgaagagagatggagagcgCAGGGacccccccaaaaaaaaaagcgaacgaagagctgcgcaacagcggcacgaatggcggcgatgaaggacgcacaggcgcgcacgagggatagagagagtgggggagaggcagagaagcatCCCACCTGATCCCTTTCTCTCGCCATCAGCCAACCCACGAGAACGCACATGTGTCGTTCGCTTTTTGCGCGGATGCGGACTGAGCGAAATGCGCATAGCGGCTGTAGCGAGTGCGTGAGGCAGCGCGGGTGATGCGAGAccgctgtggcgccgctccctcccctccttgcCCTTCGGCCTGCCATACCCACTCCTCAGTAAATTGTCTTGCACACCTTTGTGAGGGCACCGGGGCTCttctggctgctgctggtgcgccgtGCTTGGCCGCGTGGAGTTccactgctgtcgctgctctctacgctgcgcagccgcttcacTGACCCGCGAACATTTGTGATCTCTTCGAGGCTGGCGCGCTGACTGTTACCGTCCACGTCACCcatgccgctgcctcgccgtcCCTTGGCAGGTGGAGACGCGTACTTTTCTTTCTCGGGTGTGGCGCCCTCTGTCTGGGGCCGTGGGCTGGTAgccagctgcgcctgtgcTAGCTCGGCGAATCcccgcagctccgctgcctcctccgcttcatcgctcagctgctgctctaatcgctgcacgtgcgctgCCAGCGAGGCGTGGGCGCGGGTAGCCCACACCCCACGCGCGATCGACTCCGCCGCCTTCAGCGCTGCACGAGCGGCACTCTCTTCCAGTGtgacgaggcgcagctgagTCGCACACCAGAGTCTCTTCGTCTCCTGCAGCCCCGCGATCTCCATCAGCATGCCTTCATTCTCGCGAATCAAGTCACGGACGACCGCGTGTCGCAGAAGAGCGGCGACATCAGACGCACGTGCAGCACTTGAGGTGCCTGATGGTGCGCACGACACCACAGATCGCTTGCCTGCCTTGTGCGGGGGATCGGGCGGAGCGTCGAGAAGGGGGTTCGACTGCGCACAGTTCTCTATCACAGGTTTATCCGTCTCATGAGCGTGCCTCACGACGCCCGACGGGCGCACGGGGGAGTTCCGAGAGCCTGTCATGGGCATCATCATGCGAGGGCTGGTGCAAAGGCAGAGAGATGCCGACAAGGAAGTGTGCAGGCGAAAGCCAGAGATCGACGCGCACTCGCACAATgcgcagcagagcggcgaggcggtgtGCGCTCCCGCTTTCGTCCCGATGTGCGTCTATGCGCGCTGCCTTTCGACAGCGTGGTCTGGGCGCAAGGTTcacgcagcggtggtggaagACCCAACTCAAACACGCAGGCAAACGTGCGGGGTATGCCTCCCGTGATGCGCGGGGTTAGGACAACGCGCGCCTCTGTGGGGGACCAGAGACGAGGGAcgcagcaagagcagcacgatgccagcgcgcgcgtctcAGCTGTATGGCGCAGAGAGAGCAAGATCGTGAGGGTGCCTGTGCCAAAGCTGGCCAGCGGGCGAgtagggagggagaagggggaaagTGGGGTGATCAGGGTGCCGATGTGAGGAACAGCGATGCGGCCTCTCTATTGTGTGCGCCCATGTGCATGTGTCCGTTTGCGGGAGAGCGGCTGGCGGTGCGCTGGTGTGTGCCTCTGCCGGTGAGCACAGCGGCCAGCGGTTTCGTTAGTGGCAAGCATGGGATGGGGGAGAGTCGGAATGCGCTCGTGGGTGGAGAGACACACATCGCTCCAACAgcgtgggtgggggtggggcacATGATGATGATGCGGTCTTTTGACGACCTCGCCCCCATCTCCATGCCATTGGCTCGAAGAGGTGGTCGAGCGCGTGCGAGTGCGTCCGCTCAggccacccacacccacacatgcacacccaGAGAAGCGATAGAGAATCTTGCATGACAAGGCCCTGTCGAGAAGGACGGCATGCAACCGTCAGCCCTCCGCCTGAATTCCTCGGCTGCGCACAGCAGGTAATCacgagagacacacacaccgccacATGAGCAAAGAACAACTGAGTCGTGCCTCCACCGCTTGCATCCTCTCACCGCCAAAGTGCCGCCTCTGCAGGAGAGGACAGGAAGATGAGCCGCGGGAGGACGTCGCATGCGCCGAACCTTCGTACCTCCCTTGTCTTGCCTTTCCAACGCCTTTCGTTCTCTCGCCTCTGCTTCGACCCGAAGGGCGGGGGCAGGGAAGCGGGGCCTGAGAAGTGgggcgaagaagagggacATGCCCCAGCTCTGATCTGCTCTGTGCGGAGCCGCCGACTTCGCCTACACTCCACTCTCGTCTCCAACACGGCACACATGTCCGCGTTGATGCTGGTGGACTCGAGAAGCAGAGCCAGGGCATATCGTTACCTTTTTCCTTCCCCTTATACGGTGCCGGTGGGATTATTGCCTCTGCGTCTGCACGACAGCACTTACTCACTCGAGAACAAGCACCGATACGTGTGCACGACACTTGTAACAGAAACTCGTTCGCGAACGAGGCTGCGAAAATGGGGCTAAGCGTGCGTCTcgcacctccagcgccgacCTGGGCAGCCCTGTACTCGTAGCTCGCCAAATCCGAAGGCTAGGCAGAAGGAGTTCAAAGGCGCGCTGGAGCTCGCTCGACAGTGTAAGACGGACGCGTTCCACGATGTCATCGGCAACGGATGCGCACCAGAGGGCCTCGCCAAAGCGCTCCTGCTGGACCTCACCTCCCGCCGCAATgcgagtgggggggggcacaggCGTAATGGGGCAAGCAGGAAGGCGTCGACGAAACAGAGCAGCATGACGCTTGCCGCCAATGCCCTGCTAAACTgatcctcctcctttcccacCCCTCGAGTGCTCGCTCAGCGAGCGCTATCTCACGCTCCGTTTGATTTGTTTGTTTCACAAACAAGAAGAGCTCACCGTGGGCATGGCCGGACAGATAGCGCCGCATTGGCACAGCGAAGTTCGGCCGGCGGGCAGCAAGAGGCAGCGTTCACGCACGTGCTTTCGGCTTAATATGTGCCGGAATGCGCGCAGGTAGAGCCTCCAAAGGAAGCGGTCAGCTGTCGGCAGCACAGCAGGGGAGCCTCTCGACTGGGCACCCTGCGTCATCGCCTCGCcactggcagcagcgggcggtGTGGCGAGTGTGCGCTGAACCACCCTTTcctgcagtggcgccgcacATCTTTCCTCGCCCCTCTCCAcctaacacacacacagcgccctctttctctttttc carries:
- a CDS encoding histone H2B; this translates as MASSRSAPRKASNPHKSHRKPKRTWNVYVGRSLKAINAQMSMSHRTMKIVNSYVNDVMERICTEAASIVRANKKRTLGAREVQTAVRIVLPAELAKHAMAEGTKAVSSASR